The following nucleotide sequence is from Paenibacillus odorifer.
GCTGGAGCAGCTGCTGGTGCGCTGACCGTGGATGCAGGTGCAGAAGACGATGTTTTCGGTTGAGAAGACTCAACTACCGGAGCCGGGGTCGCTTTAACTACCTCTGTTGTAGAGAAGGTTATAGCTTTTTTGGAAGGTGTCTCCGTTGCTTTTGCTACAGGAGCGGCGGTTTCCTTAGGCTGTTCAGATACAACAGGAGCTGCGGTCGGCTGAACGGCTTTAGCGGTTACGTTTGCTTTTGGAGCAGTCGTAGGCGCAGCAGTTGGCGCAGGCGTTGCCGCGCTGGTTTGCGGTTTAACAGATGCAGATACCGTTGTTGCAGCTGTTGCCGTCTTAGCGGTGTCCGCAGCCGGGGATGCGGTTGCTTTAGGCTGAGCTGCGCCCGCTTCTGGAGCTGCTGAAGCAACAACCTTCGCCGCAGAATCAACAGCTGCTGGGGCCGCAGTAGCTTCTGCCGTGACTGTCTCTGCTGCTGGAGCCGAAGCTTCCGGCTGGACAGCTTCTGTTACAGGAGCTGCAGTAGCTTCTGCCTGAACAACAACTGCTGCTGCAGAAGTAGCTACTGGTAAAGCTGCTGCGGTTACTGCTGTATTACTACTCTCTTGAATGGGTGCTGCCTCTGCTGTTTTTTTGTTAGCGGATACCGCGGCATACGTCAATGCGGAGAAGACGATAGCGGCGGCAACCAAAGAGATCGAAAGCTTTTTCATATGTGTACCATCCTTTTCAAATAAAATAAGAGACCCCTTCATTACATTCTTGTACCTTAAATCCGTAACTCTCCCTTCTCTAAAGTTAAAAAAAAAGAGACTCAACGGGACGCAATTTACGCGTCTTTCGTTGAATCTCCGGCTGTCCAGTCGATTCCAATTGGCTTGTGATTAAGTTCCATATTATTCATGCCATAGTGCCTTGTCAATCAATTTTTATTTTTCGCATGGTTTTTATCGGAATTAATTATTTTTAACATATAATTACATTGACTTTACTATAAATTCTATATAGATTGATCTCAATAGGATTAATCACATTAAAAAACTAGGTTTAAGGGGGTATTGGTAGTGAACATAGATAACAACTTATTATCCGCCATCGAAACGAACTGGTATGGATTTGTCGCTTCCATATTTGTGTTTGCAATTTTGTTTCTACTGGCACGTAAACGAATTGGATTTGGCACCCGGGTACTCATCGGACTTGGCATCGGACTTATTGCCGGTATATTCTTTCAATACTTCGATTTAGAGACCAAAGCTATTAGCACATTCGGCAGCATTTATGTCAGCTTGATCCGCATGCTCGTCATTCCTTTAGTATTCGTACTCGTATTAAACAGTATTTCTTCCTTAACCAATCTGGAGTATCTACGCAAAATCGGGATCAAAACCTTCGCCTGGTTCCTCGGAACAACTGGCATCGCTTCTATTATCGGCCTATCGGTTGCGCTGCTGTTCAATCCCGGCCAAGGTATACAACAAGATGTACCCGCAGATTTTGCTGCCCGGGAAATCCCGACCTTCTCCCAGGTTATCCTCGATCTTGTTCCATCTAACCCTGTTAATGAAGCAGCTACGGGTAAGGTTGTGCCTCTACTCATTTTCGCCATCTTCTTAGCAGTAGCTATAATCAAGATTGGCTCCAAGAAACCCGAAGCCGTCAAACCTGTACGTGATCTTATTGAATCCCTAACACTGATACTGCATCAGGTTGTGAAATTCATTATTCGCCTGACCCCTTATGGCGTATTCGCACTGATTGCCGGAATCACCGCACGTTATGGCTGGGAGACATTGCAGGAGCTAGGCAGTGTAATTATAACCTCGTACGTAGCAATGATTATACATTTTGTACTTATCTTTGGCGGATTGGTTCTATTAGTAGCGAAGGTGAATCCAATTCGTTTCTTCCGGAAAGTGTATCCAACCATTACTGTTGCCTTCACAACCAGAAGCAGCTATGCAACACTTCCGGTCAATCTCGAAGTTATTACGAAGCGGCTTCATGTCTCCCCACGGATCGCGAGCTTTATCGCACCGTTAGGGGCATCTGTGAACTTTAATGCGTGCGGTGGGATTTGGCCAGCTATTGTGGCTGTATTTACCGCTCAAGTATTCGGTATTGATCTGAACTGGACCGACTATATTACACTGGTATTAGTAAGTATTATTTCTTCCATTGGTGTAGCTGGCGTACCTGGACCTGCCGTAATCTCCACCACGGTAGTCTTAACTGCTCT
It contains:
- a CDS encoding dicarboxylate/amino acid:cation symporter, whose amino-acid sequence is MDNNLLSAIETNWYGFVASIFVFAILFLLARKRIGFGTRVLIGLGIGLIAGIFFQYFDLETKAISTFGSIYVSLIRMLVIPLVFVLVLNSISSLTNLEYLRKIGIKTFAWFLGTTGIASIIGLSVALLFNPGQGIQQDVPADFAAREIPTFSQVILDLVPSNPVNEAATGKVVPLLIFAIFLAVAIIKIGSKKPEAVKPVRDLIESLTLILHQVVKFIIRLTPYGVFALIAGITARYGWETLQELGSVIITSYVAMIIHFVLIFGGLVLLVAKVNPIRFFRKVYPTITVAFTTRSSYATLPVNLEVITKRLHVSPRIASFIAPLGASVNFNACGGIWPAIVAVFTAQVFGIDLNWTDYITLVLVSIISSIGVAGVPGPAVISTTVVLTALGLPLEGIAIVAGVEALIDMGRTAVNATGTAVTALLVANSEGEFDREAFNSNDDDDILLSTV